The Myxococcales bacterium genome contains the following window.
CCGAAGTTGGCGTCGAGGGTCTGCCCGACGTGTACGAGCAGCCGTTCCACCGCCTCGATCTGTCGGCCAGCCAGGCGCTGCCGCAGCACCTCAAGCTCAAGTTCGCCGCCACCAACCTCCTGAATCAGGACGTGGTCGTCCAGCAGGGCGAGTTCGCCGTCCAGAAATACCGCCCGGGCGTCGCCGTCAGCGCCGCCCTCGAGTGGTCGCCGTAACCGAAAGGATCTCGTTATGTCCAAGCAGCTCTGGTTCTCTGTCGCGGCCGCCGTCGGCCTCGCCGCCTGCGGCGGTGACGACTCGTCCACCACGATCGACGCGCCGGTCGGCATCGACGCCACCGAGACGACCGACGGCACGCCCTTGCCGACCCGGGTCGACGTGACCGGCGAGATCGCCGCGGACACCACGTGGACCGCCGACCACATCTACGTCCTGAAGACGCACATCTTCGTGCGCGGGGGCACGCTCACGATCGAGGCCGGCACCCGGATCGAGGGCGACAACGGCTCGTCGCTGGTGATCACCAACGGCGGCAAGATCGACGTGCGCGGCTCGGCCACGGCGCCGGTCGTGATGACCAGCTCGCAGCCGGTCGGCTCGCGCAACCCCGGCGACTGGGGCGGCCTGGTGCTGCTCGGCACCGCGCCGATCAACGTCACCGGCGGCACCGCCCAGATCGAGGGCTTCCCGGCCGGCACGTCGGGCACCGACTACGGCGGCGCCAACGCCGCCCACGACTGCGGCAAGCTCAACTACCTGCGCGTCGAGTTCGGCGGCTTCGAGCTGGCGCCCAACAACGAGCTCAACGGCCTGACGCTGGGCGCGTGCGGCTCGGCCACCGTGGTCGACCACGTCCAGGTCCACAAGGGCTCGGACGACGGCATCGAGATCTTCGGTGGCAGCGTCAACGTCAAGCACCTCGTCATCACCCAGGGCCTCGACGACGGCCTCGACTGGGACTACGGCTGGATCGGCAAGGCCCAGTTCGTCGTGATCCAGAAGTCGACCGGGTCGAACCAGGGCTTCGAGGCCGACAACAACGGCAACGCCAACGACGCGCTGCCGCGCTCGGCGCCGACCATCTACAACCTCAGCATCATCGGCTCGGGCGTGGCGCCCGGCGGCGCGCTGCAGGTCCAGAAGGGCATGCACCTGCGCCGCGGCACCGCCGGTCGCATCTCCAACGCGATCGTGATGTCCGAGGCCGACTTCCCGATCGACATCGACGGCGCCTCGACCGTGGCCCAGGTGACCGCCGGCGCGCTGTTCGTGAAGAACAGCATCTTCTTCGGAAACGGCAACCAGGCGACCTGGCAGGACTCGACCGACAACGACGGCGGCCTGGTCGAGCGCGATCTGTTCGTGACCAACGAGGCCAGCAACCGCGAGAGCGACCCGCTCCTGCCGATGGCGCGGAGCCAGACCGCGCCGACCTTCAAGCCCGGCGACGGCTCGCCGGCGCTGGTGCCGGCCAACGCCGCGACGCCGCCCAACGACGGGTTCTTCGATGCGACCGCCACCTTCGTCGGTGCCGTCGGCGCCACCGACTGGACCACCGGGTGGACGGCGTTCCCCGCCAACTGACCTCGGTCGCCGCGACGCGGTCGTCGGGGCCCGCTCGGATCGTCGTGGCGCTCGCGCTGGGCCCGGGCGATCCGCCAGCGCTCGACGAGCTGGTCGCGACGCTTGCCCGCGAGTCGATCGACGTCGCGGTCGTGTCGCTGGCGACGGCGCTCGCCGAGCCGGCCGCGGTCGGGGCCGTGCTCGTCGCCTGGGCGCCGAGCGGGCTCGGGGCCCTGACCTTCGATGAGCTGGTGGCGTGGGGGCACCGCGTGCAGCCGCCGGCCGGGTTGATCGCGGGCATCGCCGACCGCGACGTCGCCGCGGCCGAGGCGGCGCTGCGGGCGGGGTTCGACGACGCGGTCGGCGTCGGGTGCTCGCCGCGCGAGCTGGCGGCGCGCATCCGCGCGGTCCACCGGCGCGTGGTGCGGGCGCCGGCCCAGGCCGCGGCCGGCGCGGCGCGGCGGCTCACGCACCGGACCCTGGTGCTCGATCCCGACAGCTGCGAGCTGTGGCTCGACGGGCGCGCGGTCGCGTTGACCCTGACCGAGTTCACGATGCTGGTCGCGCTGGTGCGCGCCCGCGGCGGCGTGCTCAGCCGGGCCGAGCTGCTCGATCAGGCCTGGGGCGGCGACAGCCTCGAGGTCGGCGAGCGCGCGGTCGACAACGTGGTCCTGCGCCTGCGCCGGAAGGTCGGCCGCCCCGAGCTGGTCCAGACCGTGCGCGGCATCGGCTTCCGCCTCGGTCCGATCGACGAGCCCGACGGCGAGTAGCGGCGAGCTGCGACCAGCGCGGCCCGCGCGACCTGAGCGGCGCGCTCGTCGCGCTGCGCGGTCGAGCCCCGACGCCACGCGGCGGGATCCTCGCGTCTCACAGCTCCACGCGTCGCCGCGGCGCTCACGTCGTCGGCGCGGCCACCGGCGCGCACGCGTACAGCGCGCGGCACAGCGCCAGCGCGCGCGGCGACCGCACCCGCCAGTCGAGCCGGTTCATCACGTAGCCGATCGCCAGCTCGCGCACCGGATCGCACCAGCCGAGCGCGCCGCCCATGCCGGGGTGGCCGAACGCCTCGCCGTGCGGCGAGAACACCCCGGCGTCCTCCTTCACGAAGCCGCGGGTCCAGCCCATCGGCCGCTGCAGCACGAGGTCGCGCTCGGCCCAGCTCTCCCGCGCGCGCAGCGGCGTGAGCGTCGCGGCGTCGACGTACGTCCGGCCGAACCCGACGCCGCCGCTCGCGAACGGGACGTAGGCGCGGGCCAGGCCGTGGGCGCTCGCGGTCGCCGACGCCCACGCCAGCGCGGCGCGCCGCACCGGGATGGTGTCGTAGACCGCGATCCCGGCCGGGCCGGTCTTCGGGTTGAGGAACGCCGCGCGCGGCCACGAGCCCGGGCGCAGCACCGCGCGCGCGAGCCGGCCCTCGGTCGAGCGCCCCAGCGCCGCCCGCAGCATGTGGCCCAGACGGGCGCCGTTGCTCGGCGGGTACAGCGTCGCGATCCGATCGTCGACCTCGGCCGGCGTGCCCAGGTCGACGTCGGCGCCGAGCGGCGTGAACAGCTCGCGGCGCAGGAACCCGCCGAGGTCGTCGCCGGTCAGGCGCTCGAACAGCTCGCGCGCGTACATGCCCCAGGTGATCGCGTGGTAGCCCTGGCGGGTGCCCGGCGCCCACGCCGGCCGTTGCTGCTCGAGGGCGCGCACCACGCGCTCCTTGCGCTCGGGCCGAACGCAGTCGTCCAGGGTCAGCGGCTGATCGAGGCCGAGCAGCCCGGCGCGGTGGTCGACGAGCGTCCGGATCGTGATCGCGTCCTTGCCCGCGGCCGCGAACCCGGGCCAGGCGGCCGCGACCGGCGCGTCCCAGTCGAGCACGCCGCGATCGGCGAGCATCGTCAGGGCCATCGCCGCGAGGCCCTTGGTCACCGAGAACACCACGGTCCGCGTGTCGCGGGCCCAGGGGCGATCGCCCGCGACGTCGGCGCGGCCGCCCCACAGATCGACCACGCACCGGCCGCGGTGGTAGACCGCGAACCCCGCGCCGAGCTCCGAGCCGTCGGCGAGCTGGGCCGCGAAGCGCTCGGCCACCGGCGCGAAGCCGTCGGCGTAGCCGCCGCCGCACGGCGCCGGCGCAGGGTTGGCGAGCTGCTCCATGCTCGCGACAGTAGCGCGCGCCGGGTCGACGCGCGCGGGCCGCTGGCGCTGCCTGCGGTTCCTGACCCGGGACGAGGGCCAGGCCCTGGTCGCGCGCACGCTCGGGTACCCGCGTCTCGACGAGACGTTCGAGCACATGACCTGACCCGAGCCTCCGCGGGCCGGTCGCCAGGCCTGCGCCGTCTGCTCGAACATCGCCGGCGCGCGTCCGCCGCGTCGAGCCCGCCCCTCGTGTGCGCGGGCCTGACGCGGACGATCACGCCGCGGCGCGGCGGCGGCGGCGGGCGATCAGCAGGCCGACGACCGCGCCGAGCCCGAGCGAGCCGAGCCAGGGGCTGCGCCCGCCGCGGTCGACCGCGCAGCAGCCGCCGCCGTCGTCGCCGCCGGCGTCGTCGAGGACGCAGACGCCCTCCTGACCGGCGCCGGCCGAGCAGCTGAGCCCGGTGGGGCACAGATCGTTGGGCGGGCCGAAGCACGACTGCGTGCAGTACGAGCGACCGTCGAC
Protein-coding sequences here:
- a CDS encoding response regulator transcription factor, with product MALALGPGDPPALDELVATLARESIDVAVVSLATALAEPAAVGAVLVAWAPSGLGALTFDELVAWGHRVQPPAGLIAGIADRDVAAAEAALRAGFDDAVGVGCSPRELAARIRAVHRRVVRAPAQAAAGAARRLTHRTLVLDPDSCELWLDGRAVALTLTEFTMLVALVRARGGVLSRAELLDQAWGGDSLEVGERAVDNVVLRLRRKVGRPELVQTVRGIGFRLGPIDEPDGE
- a CDS encoding beta-lactamase family protein — its product is MEQLANPAPAPCGGGYADGFAPVAERFAAQLADGSELGAGFAVYHRGRCVVDLWGGRADVAGDRPWARDTRTVVFSVTKGLAAMALTMLADRGVLDWDAPVAAAWPGFAAAGKDAITIRTLVDHRAGLLGLDQPLTLDDCVRPERKERVVRALEQQRPAWAPGTRQGYHAITWGMYARELFERLTGDDLGGFLRRELFTPLGADVDLGTPAEVDDRIATLYPPSNGARLGHMLRAALGRSTEGRLARAVLRPGSWPRAAFLNPKTGPAGIAVYDTIPVRRAALAWASATASAHGLARAYVPFASGGVGFGRTYVDAATLTPLRARESWAERDLVLQRPMGWTRGFVKEDAGVFSPHGEAFGHPGMGGALGWCDPVRELAIGYVMNRLDWRVRSPRALALCRALYACAPVAAPTT